A stretch of the Uranotaenia lowii strain MFRU-FL chromosome 3, ASM2978415v1, whole genome shotgun sequence genome encodes the following:
- the LOC129754616 gene encoding uncharacterized protein LOC129754616 isoform X1 has protein sequence MIDYENEFLDQLLKDSQNEAKVLSLMHSDLRTKKEQLSGLRTDFCELSSRFQSIADDVFKTIAENEKLRGKIQFMKEERSREEIKAMSRDDYLNDKMEKVRNDLLLVTNALRVDIHFGEQSLKLIFSDSDRTVVEIEMNGVSFELRSITPKHHNQDKIQRRLKETGDFPAFLAAFHKYLFRKM, from the exons ATGATCGATTATG AAAACGAATTTTTGGACCAACTGTTGAAAGACTCCCAGAATGAAGCAAAAGTTCTTTCACTTATGCACAGTGATTTGCGCACCAAAAAGGAACAGTTATCAGGATTGAGGACCGATTTCTGTGAGTTGTCTAGCAGGTTTCAGAGCATTGCTGACgatgtttttaaaactattgcggaaaatgaaaaattgcgtggaaaaattcaatttatgaaAGAGGAAAGATCTAGAGAAGAAATAA AAGCTATGTCACGAGATGATTACCTCAAcgataaaatggaaaaagttcGAAACGATCTATTATTGGTTACTAATGCACTTAGAGTTGATATTCACTTTGGAGAACAATCGCTAAAG CTGatattttcggattcagatcGAACAGTGGTTGAGATAGAAATGAATGGGGTTTCTTTTGAAC ttCGTTCTATTACACCAAAACATCATAACCAAGACAAGATTCAGCGCAGGCTAAAAGAAACCGGCGATTTCCCCGCATTTCTTGCTGCATTCCATAAATATTTGTTTAGAAAAATGTGA
- the LOC129754615 gene encoding serine/threonine-protein kinase Pink1, mitochondrial isoform X2, which produces MSFRLLTTRLYKHGRLLVHSFFKRDIHTSILDKGRNRAIPRELKSVSTAGAPIHQLRTGNSFFRIGSQARRLFVDNVLNRVTNPYSAELRAQAAKRLMFGDSAPFFALVGVSLASGDGVLTKDDELEAVCWEIRNAITYFQTKSSERDIEKRLDEELGLNQIDIGPPLAKGCSAVVYAAALKDQDNNDPIPAHSQKEDDFKFIPQTRQMSQSPNTNLFAQGIGGSVDNLQAHFNKSNNLQHNLYEVAFNDFQKSASGARGEQRDANISNKRRVRFDSESVILERSRLLSDAIDSYNDIQYMESDLMEKLHEYNMDASLEEYPLALKMMFNYDIQSNAMSILKAMYKETVPAKSRNISEMDTWEKRLMDQTAFLPPHPNIVEMYGVFCDQVPDLQMASTLYPMALPPRLNPSGYGRNMSLFLLMKRYNCSLQDYLTQTTTMDMRTRILLFTQLLEAVAHMNRYGVAHRDLKSDNILIELRQDMPPSLVLSDFGCCIADKTNGLQIPYTSQEMDKGGNTALMAPEIITKQPGTFSVLDYNKADLWACGTIAYEIFGSTNPFYGNKDNKTALKSSDYKETDLPDLSDNVPNIVKLLVENILCRNPNKRLSADVAANVMQLYLWCPSSWLKNFTPSSNDILQWLLSLTTKILCEGRLQVGTGTMGRRTYPEYLLISSFLARANIRRIKRALEWIYSTQD; this is translated from the exons ATGTCCTTTCGGCTCCTTACAACTCGGCTTTACAAACATGGTCGATTGCTGGTGCACAGTTTCTTCAAACGCGATATACACACCAGTATCCTGGACAAAGGACGTAATCGAGCGATTCCCCGTGAGCTGAAATCGGTCAGCACAGCGGGAGCTCCTATCCATCAATTGCGCACAGGAAACAGTTTTTTCCGGATCGGTAGCCAAGCCAGACGTTTATTTGTTGATAATGTCCTGAATCGTGTTACAAATCCTTACTCCGCAGAACTCCGGGCTCAAGCGGCAAAACG attAATGTTTGGGGATTCTGCTCCTTTTTTCGCGCTAGTTGGAGTAAGTCTTGCGTCTGGCGATGGAGTCCTAACGAAAGATGATGAATTAGAAGCTGTTTGTTGGGAAATAAGG aACGCAATAACATACTTTCAAACCAAATCAAGCGAGCGTGATATTGAAAAACGATTAGACGAAGAGTTGGGTCTTAATCAAATAGACATTGGCCCACCTTTGGCCAAAGGTTGTTCAGCAGTAGTATATGCGGCCGCATTGAAAGACCAAGATAATAATGACCCAATTCCAGCGCATTCACAAAAAGAAGATGATTTTAAGTTCATACCCCAAACCAGACAAATGAGCCAAAGTCCAAATACTAATCTGTTCGCTCAAGGTATCGGGGGCAGTGTTGATAATCTTCAAGCACATTTCAATAAATCGAATAATCTGCAACACAATCTGTATGAAGTGGCGTTCAACGACTTTCAAAAGAGTGCTTCAGGGGCCAGAGGAGAGCAGAGAGATGcaaacatttcaaacaaaagGCGAGTTCGTTTTGATAGTGAATCTGTAATTCTAGAGCGGTCCCGTTTACTATCGGATGCAATTGACAGCTATAATGATATTCAATATATGGAATCTGATTTAATGGAGAAG CTCCACGAGTACAACATGGATGCCTCACTGGAAGAATATCCGTTGGCGCTGAAAATGATGTTCAACTATGATATTCAGAGCAATGCAATGTCGATCCTTAAAGCCATGTATAAAGAAACCGTTCCAGCAAAATCGCGcaatatttccgaaatggaTACTTGGGAGAAAAG ATTGATGGATCAAACAGCATTTCTGCCCCCTCATCCGAATATAGTAGAAATGTACGGTGTTTTCTGCGATCAAGTTCCAGACTTACAAATGGCATCTACACTTTACCCAATGGCTCTTCCTCCTAGGCTCAACCCATCAGGGTATGGTCGCAATATGAGCCTGTTTTTATTGATGAAGAGATACAATTGTAGTTTGCAAGACTATCTTACTCAAACAACTACAATGGATATGCGCACGCGGATTTTATTGTTCACCCAGCTGCTCGAAGCAGTTGCCCACATGAACCGCTATGGAGTGGCCCATCGAGACCTAAAGAGTGATAATATCTTGATTGAGCTTCGACAGGACATGCCGCCGTCTCTGGTTCTTTCGGACTTTGGCTGTTGTATCGCTGATAAAACAAACGGCCTTCAAATTCCGTATACATCGCAAGAAATGGATAAAGGCGGAAATACCGCATTGATGGCACCTGAGATTATCACCAAACAACCGGGGACTTTCTCAGTCTTAGATTACAATAAAGCAGATCTCTGGGCTTGCGGCACAATTGCATATGAAATTTTCGGTTCAACAAACCCATTTTATGGGAACAAG GATAACAAAACAGCGTTGAAAAGTTCAGATTACAAAGAAACCGATCTGCCGGATTTGAGTGATAACGTTCCAAATATAGTCAAATTGTTGGTCGAAAACATACTGTGCCGCAATCCAAACAAG CGCCTCAGTGCTGATGTAGCAGCAAACGTAATGCAGCTTTATTTGTGGTGTCCGTCTTCTTGGCTGAAAAACTTCACTCCTTCCAGTAACGACATTCTTCAGTGGCTGCTTAGCTTGACGACCAAAATTCTCTGCGAAGGTCGTTTGCAAGTTGGCACTGGCACAATGGGTCGCCGCACTTATCCTGAGTATCTGTTAATATCGAGCTTCTTGGCTCGAGCCAATATTAGGCGGATAAAACGTGCCCTTGAATGGATTTACAGTACACAGGACTAA
- the LOC129754616 gene encoding uncharacterized protein LOC129754616 isoform X2, translating to MIDYENEFLDQLLKDSQNEAKVLSLMHSDLRTKKEQLSGLRTDFCELSSRFQSIADDVFKTIAENEKLRGKIQFMKEERSREEITMSRDDYLNDKMEKVRNDLLLVTNALRVDIHFGEQSLKLIFSDSDRTVVEIEMNGVSFELRSITPKHHNQDKIQRRLKETGDFPAFLAAFHKYLFRKM from the exons ATGATCGATTATG AAAACGAATTTTTGGACCAACTGTTGAAAGACTCCCAGAATGAAGCAAAAGTTCTTTCACTTATGCACAGTGATTTGCGCACCAAAAAGGAACAGTTATCAGGATTGAGGACCGATTTCTGTGAGTTGTCTAGCAGGTTTCAGAGCATTGCTGACgatgtttttaaaactattgcggaaaatgaaaaattgcgtggaaaaattcaatttatgaaAGAGGAAAGATCTAGAGAAGAAATAA CTATGTCACGAGATGATTACCTCAAcgataaaatggaaaaagttcGAAACGATCTATTATTGGTTACTAATGCACTTAGAGTTGATATTCACTTTGGAGAACAATCGCTAAAG CTGatattttcggattcagatcGAACAGTGGTTGAGATAGAAATGAATGGGGTTTCTTTTGAAC ttCGTTCTATTACACCAAAACATCATAACCAAGACAAGATTCAGCGCAGGCTAAAAGAAACCGGCGATTTCCCCGCATTTCTTGCTGCATTCCATAAATATTTGTTTAGAAAAATGTGA
- the LOC129754615 gene encoding serine/threonine-protein kinase Pink1, mitochondrial isoform X1: MSFRLLTTRLYKHGRLLVHSFFKRDIHTSILDKGRNRAIPRELKSVSTAGAPIHQLRTGNSFFRIGSQARRLFVDNVLNRVTNPYSAELRAQAAKRLMFGDSAPFFALVGVSLASGDGVLTKDDELEAVCWEIRNAITYFQTKSSERDIEKRLDEELGLNQIDIGPPLAKGCSAVVYAAALKDQDNNDPIPAHSQKEDDFKFIPQTRQMSQSPNTNLFAQGIGGSVDNLQAHFNKSNNLQHNLYEVAFNDFQKSASGARGEQRDANISNKRRVRFDSESVILERSRLLSDAIDSYNDIQYMESDLMEKLHEYNMDASLEEYPLALKMMFNYDIQSNAMSILKAMYKETVPAKSRNISEMDTWEKRLMDQTAFLPPHPNIVEMYGVFCDQVPDLQMASTLYPMALPPRLNPSGYGRNMSLFLLMKRYNCSLQDYLTQTTTMDMRTRILLFTQLLEAVAHMNRYGVAHRDLKSDNILIELRQDMPPSLVLSDFGCCIADKTNGLQIPYTSQEMDKGGNTALMAPEIITKQPGTFSVLDYNKADLWACGTIAYEIFGSTNPFYGNKQDNKTALKSSDYKETDLPDLSDNVPNIVKLLVENILCRNPNKRLSADVAANVMQLYLWCPSSWLKNFTPSSNDILQWLLSLTTKILCEGRLQVGTGTMGRRTYPEYLLISSFLARANIRRIKRALEWIYSTQD, translated from the exons ATGTCCTTTCGGCTCCTTACAACTCGGCTTTACAAACATGGTCGATTGCTGGTGCACAGTTTCTTCAAACGCGATATACACACCAGTATCCTGGACAAAGGACGTAATCGAGCGATTCCCCGTGAGCTGAAATCGGTCAGCACAGCGGGAGCTCCTATCCATCAATTGCGCACAGGAAACAGTTTTTTCCGGATCGGTAGCCAAGCCAGACGTTTATTTGTTGATAATGTCCTGAATCGTGTTACAAATCCTTACTCCGCAGAACTCCGGGCTCAAGCGGCAAAACG attAATGTTTGGGGATTCTGCTCCTTTTTTCGCGCTAGTTGGAGTAAGTCTTGCGTCTGGCGATGGAGTCCTAACGAAAGATGATGAATTAGAAGCTGTTTGTTGGGAAATAAGG aACGCAATAACATACTTTCAAACCAAATCAAGCGAGCGTGATATTGAAAAACGATTAGACGAAGAGTTGGGTCTTAATCAAATAGACATTGGCCCACCTTTGGCCAAAGGTTGTTCAGCAGTAGTATATGCGGCCGCATTGAAAGACCAAGATAATAATGACCCAATTCCAGCGCATTCACAAAAAGAAGATGATTTTAAGTTCATACCCCAAACCAGACAAATGAGCCAAAGTCCAAATACTAATCTGTTCGCTCAAGGTATCGGGGGCAGTGTTGATAATCTTCAAGCACATTTCAATAAATCGAATAATCTGCAACACAATCTGTATGAAGTGGCGTTCAACGACTTTCAAAAGAGTGCTTCAGGGGCCAGAGGAGAGCAGAGAGATGcaaacatttcaaacaaaagGCGAGTTCGTTTTGATAGTGAATCTGTAATTCTAGAGCGGTCCCGTTTACTATCGGATGCAATTGACAGCTATAATGATATTCAATATATGGAATCTGATTTAATGGAGAAG CTCCACGAGTACAACATGGATGCCTCACTGGAAGAATATCCGTTGGCGCTGAAAATGATGTTCAACTATGATATTCAGAGCAATGCAATGTCGATCCTTAAAGCCATGTATAAAGAAACCGTTCCAGCAAAATCGCGcaatatttccgaaatggaTACTTGGGAGAAAAG ATTGATGGATCAAACAGCATTTCTGCCCCCTCATCCGAATATAGTAGAAATGTACGGTGTTTTCTGCGATCAAGTTCCAGACTTACAAATGGCATCTACACTTTACCCAATGGCTCTTCCTCCTAGGCTCAACCCATCAGGGTATGGTCGCAATATGAGCCTGTTTTTATTGATGAAGAGATACAATTGTAGTTTGCAAGACTATCTTACTCAAACAACTACAATGGATATGCGCACGCGGATTTTATTGTTCACCCAGCTGCTCGAAGCAGTTGCCCACATGAACCGCTATGGAGTGGCCCATCGAGACCTAAAGAGTGATAATATCTTGATTGAGCTTCGACAGGACATGCCGCCGTCTCTGGTTCTTTCGGACTTTGGCTGTTGTATCGCTGATAAAACAAACGGCCTTCAAATTCCGTATACATCGCAAGAAATGGATAAAGGCGGAAATACCGCATTGATGGCACCTGAGATTATCACCAAACAACCGGGGACTTTCTCAGTCTTAGATTACAATAAAGCAGATCTCTGGGCTTGCGGCACAATTGCATATGAAATTTTCGGTTCAACAAACCCATTTTATGGGAACAAG CAGGATAACAAAACAGCGTTGAAAAGTTCAGATTACAAAGAAACCGATCTGCCGGATTTGAGTGATAACGTTCCAAATATAGTCAAATTGTTGGTCGAAAACATACTGTGCCGCAATCCAAACAAG CGCCTCAGTGCTGATGTAGCAGCAAACGTAATGCAGCTTTATTTGTGGTGTCCGTCTTCTTGGCTGAAAAACTTCACTCCTTCCAGTAACGACATTCTTCAGTGGCTGCTTAGCTTGACGACCAAAATTCTCTGCGAAGGTCGTTTGCAAGTTGGCACTGGCACAATGGGTCGCCGCACTTATCCTGAGTATCTGTTAATATCGAGCTTCTTGGCTCGAGCCAATATTAGGCGGATAAAACGTGCCCTTGAATGGATTTACAGTACACAGGACTAA